In Cryptococcus neoformans var. neoformans JEC21 chromosome 5 sequence, one genomic interval encodes:
- a CDS encoding expressed protein, with protein sequence MAENRTQLPALPFEVVRRIIHFRLALPQTYPAPIAPRAQYRPAWDAWTGARGREVESNMVAERRDVVRTAWGLVTVCKAWKAVVLQYLYASPNITTNLQQLTFSVLKGDAKWSDINLHAFSLPGRHVTTLDLSHIPLEVHRTVVKQSCLALFPLLPNVTHLKLGERETKCIPLEEIGWAAFAKVLKCLQGVWVDEREGMGRELVGLLKKLPNLEVLGVVGPGISVEPGETSEQRPLQLSLPKLHTFKLEGVPSGDLVSTLLTASLPSLTRLILTPTPLMPFDQSLALQTTLGPQIRSLTYLAPRGWPRADTAIPPDTLDIHPELIHLACLDGDFEGLDVLLRSPASTNHPLRVLTVPKWSPSCNSSDQSTSPPVTPLNLFPSHLLTPPPSPPYQSSTDSSLPGPPFLRTLCSRSSTHPNHPGQTGDGPQIKMIVIDGFKWVKPTLGRAAMGAGQSGEMRYWSGVLARKGIQLYDMEGETAPPVGNHSPVGYVTGGRGAGRRRSSSNSVMNFGMGMRGRPSTPREWGGCDEDGG encoded by the exons ATGGCAGAAAACCGCACCCAGCTACCAGCCCTCCCATTCGAGGTCGTCAGGCGCATCATCCACTTCCGCCTCGCCCTTCCGCAGACCTATCCCGCACCAATCGCACCCCGCGCGCAGTATCGCCCTGCATGGGACGCATGGACCGGCGCGCGGGGCAGAGAGGTGGAATCGAACATGGTGGCTGAACGACGCGATGTCGTGCGGACGGCTTGGGGACTTGTCACGGTCTGCAAGGCGTGGAAG GCAGTGGTGTTGCAATACCTATACGCGTCCCCGAACATTACGACCAACCTCCAGCAACTGACGTTTTCAGTCCTCAAAGGCGATGCCAAATGGTCAGACATCAATCTCCATGCATTCTCTCTTCCCGGGAGACACGTCACTACTCTCGATCTATCGCATATCCCGCTGGAGGTGCATAGGACGGTGGTGAAACAGTCTTGCTTGGCTCTTTTCCCGCTCCTGCCCAACGTCACGCATCTCAAGCTGGGTGAAAGGGAGACAAAGTGCATTCCGCttgaggagattgggtGGGCAGCGTTTGCAAAAGTGTTAAAGTGTTTGCAAGGGGTATGGGTggatgagcgagaaggaATGGGACGAGAGCTCGTTGGGCTTTTGAAAAAGCTGCCGAATCTCGAGGTGCTGGGTGTCGTTGGCCCTGGTATCAGCGTAGAGCCAGGTGAGACCAGCGAACAGCGGCCTTTGCAACTCTCTCTGCCGAAACTTCATACCTTCAAATTGGAGGGTGTCCCCAGTGGCGACCTTGTCTCCACCTTACTCACGGCCTCCCTCCCGTCTCTTACCCGTCTGATCCTCACCCCTACTCCGCTCATGCCATTCGACCAGAGTCTCGCCCTCCAGACGACCCTCGGCCCTCAAATTCGTTCCCTCACCTACCTTGCACCCCGAGGCTGGCCCCGGGCCGATACAGCCATCCCGCCAGACACGCTCGACATACACCCCGAGCTCATCCATCTCGCATGTCTGGACGGCGACTTTGAGGGACTGGACGTCCTCCTTCGCTCGCCGGCATCTACAAACCATCCTCTCAGGGTGTTGACTGTCCCAAAATGGAGTCCGTCCTGCAACTCTTCAGACCAATCTACTTCCCCCCCTGTAACACCTTTGAACCTTTTCCCATCACATCTCCTCactccacctccatctcctccctaCCAATCTTCCACCGactcttcccttcctggGCCCCCCTTCCTCAGAACATTATGTTCCCGTTCCTCCACCCATCCTAACCACCCTGGCCAAACCGGCGACGGCCCTCAGATAAAAATGATAGTGATCGACGGATTCAAATGGGTGAAACCCACCCTCGGACGAGCAGCCATGGGTGCAGGCCAGTCAGGGGAAATGAGGTATTGGTCAGGTGTACTGGCCAGGAAGGGGATACAGCTGTATGATATGGAGGGTGAGACGGCTCCCCCGGTGGGGAATCATAGTCCGGTAGGGTATGTTACAGGAGGGAGGGGAGcggggaggagaaggagtagTAGTAACTCGGTGATGAATTttgggatggggatgagagGTAGGCCTAGTACGCCTAGAGAGTGGGGTGGGTGTGATGAAGACGGAGGGTGA
- a CDS encoding iron ion transport-related protein, putative codes for MALPTLRTTFASSSRVTLHHLSFPARSLAYLRCGSSLAQHSSSQAYTPTPAYSGPVASSSSSKAKGGVKDMHAAPNPAPPAAPAKNEGTGEKKEPRRRVPLKSQRNAITMTPTAISHLRELLASPTEPRLLRISVKSRGCAGMAYHLDYVPPPGGKFDEVVEQDGVRVLIDSKALFSIIGSRMDWRDNRLSAGFVFDNPNVVDTCGCGESFNIRF; via the exons ATGGCCCTTCCAACACTCCGCACCACGTTTGCCTCCTCGTCACGCGTAACactccaccacctctctttcccagcACGCTCACTGGCATACCTGCGCTGCGGTTCTTCTCTCGCCCAGCACTCGTCTTCCCAAGCCTACACCCCTACGCCGGCGTATTCTGGCCCGGttgcctcctcttcatcaagcaAGGCCAAGGGCGGCGTCAAGGACATGCACGCCGCACCCAACCCTGCGCCTCCCGCTGCACCCGCCAAGAATGAAGGGAccggagagaagaaggagcccaggaggagggtgcCGTTGAAGAGCCAGAGGAATGCGATCACCATG ACCCCCACAGCCATTTCTCACCTTCGTGAACTGCTCGCTTCACCCACGGAACCTCGTCTTTTGCGAATCTCTGTAAAGTCTCGTGGCTGTGCCGGTATGGCCTACCACCTTGACTATGTTCCACCACCAGGCGGCAAGTTTGACGAGGTTGTCGAGCAAGATGGTGTCCGGGTGTTGATTGACAGCAAGGCGTTGTTCAGTATCATTGGAAGTAGGATGGACTGGAGAGATAACCGGTTGAGCGCCGGATTTGTCTTTGACAA CCCCAATGTTGTTGACACCTGCGGTTGTGGCGAATCTT TCAACATTCGTTTCTAA